One Oscillospiraceae bacterium genomic region harbors:
- a CDS encoding ParB/RepB/Spo0J family partition protein: MQKKGANISLKGYDDIFSTDQSRAEAQQERVQEIPLSELHPFEGHPFRVVDDEEMMKTAESVRDFGVLTPAIVRPDPDGGYEIVSGHRRHRASELAGKETMPAIVRDLDDDAAIILMVDANLQRESILPSERAFAYKMKLDAIKHQGQRTDLTSSQVGMKLQAMDIVGQEAGESRNQVHRYIRLTELIPELLDMVDTGQIKFNPAVELSYLASEEQKDFLSAMDYAQAAPSLSQAQRIKKLAQEGECTLDAMCEIMNEIKKGELDRVTFKTDSLRKYFPKSYTNKQMEDKIIQLLEQWQKKREKSMER, encoded by the coding sequence ATGCAGAAAAAAGGCGCAAACATCAGCTTGAAGGGGTACGATGATATTTTCTCCACCGATCAATCCAGAGCTGAAGCCCAGCAGGAGCGTGTGCAGGAAATTCCGCTTTCTGAGCTACACCCCTTTGAGGGACACCCCTTCCGTGTGGTTGATGATGAAGAAATGATGAAAACGGCAGAGAGCGTCCGAGATTTCGGAGTTCTCACTCCTGCGATTGTCCGTCCTGACCCCGACGGTGGTTATGAAATCGTTTCTGGTCACAGGCGGCACCGGGCATCGGAGCTTGCGGGTAAGGAAACCATGCCTGCGATTGTTCGTGACCTGGACGATGATGCAGCCATTATTTTGATGGTTGATGCGAATTTGCAGAGGGAGAGTATCCTGCCGAGTGAAAGAGCATTTGCTTATAAGATGAAGCTGGATGCGATTAAACATCAAGGTCAACGCACCGATTTAACTTCATCCCAAGTTGGGATGAAGTTGCAGGCAATGGATATAGTCGGTCAGGAGGCAGGAGAAAGCAGAAATCAGGTACACCGTTATATCCGTCTGACCGAACTGATTCCGGAACTGCTGGATATGGTAGATACGGGTCAGATCAAATTCAATCCTGCGGTGGAGCTTTCCTATCTGGCAAGTGAAGAACAGAAGGATTTTCTTTCTGCAATGGATTATGCTCAAGCAGCTCCTTCCCTTTCGCAAGCACAGCGAATTAAAAAGCTCGCACAGGAGGGCGAGTGTACGCTGGATGCGATGTGCGAGATTATGAATGAAATCAAGAAGGGAGAGCTGGACAGAGTAACCTTCAAAACGGATTCGTTGCGAAAATACTTCCCGAAGTCCTATACCAACAAGCAGATGGAGGATAAAATCATTCAGCTTTTGGAGCAATGGCAGAAAAAAAGAGAAAAATCAATGGAAAGGTAA
- a CDS encoding ParA family protein, with product MSKKATIIAVVNQKGGTGKTTTTENLGVGLALEGKKVLLVDTDPQASLTVSLGNPCPDDLSPTLSDLMGKIMMENPITPDEGILHHPEGVDLVPSNIELSGMEVALVNAMSRETILRQYLDTVKQNYDYILLDCMPSLGMLTVNALAAADNVLIPVQAAYLPAKGLEQLLGTINKVKRQINPKLRIEGILLTMVDSRTNYSKDISNLIRESYGGKLKVYKTDIPRSVRAEEISAEGTSIFKHDPKGKVAEAYKILTKEVLNNAEKRRKHQLEGVR from the coding sequence ATGTCGAAAAAAGCAACCATCATTGCGGTGGTTAATCAGAAAGGAGGCACTGGAAAGACCACCACCACCGAGAATCTGGGCGTTGGCTTGGCTCTTGAAGGAAAAAAGGTGCTTCTGGTAGACACCGATCCCCAGGCTTCCCTGACGGTCAGTTTGGGCAATCCCTGCCCGGATGATCTGTCTCCGACACTTTCCGATCTGATGGGAAAGATTATGATGGAAAACCCTATTACTCCCGATGAAGGGATTCTTCATCATCCGGAGGGCGTTGATTTGGTGCCGTCCAACATCGAACTCTCAGGTATGGAGGTAGCACTGGTCAATGCCATGAGCCGGGAAACCATTCTCCGGCAATACCTGGATACAGTCAAACAGAATTATGATTACATTCTTCTTGACTGTATGCCGTCTTTGGGTATGCTGACCGTCAATGCGTTGGCAGCTGCCGACAATGTGCTGATACCGGTTCAGGCAGCATACCTTCCTGCAAAGGGTCTGGAACAGCTGCTTGGAACCATCAACAAGGTCAAGAGGCAAATCAACCCGAAACTGAGGATTGAAGGGATTCTTCTGACGATGGTGGACAGCCGCACCAACTACTCCAAAGACATCAGCAATCTGATTCGGGAGAGCTACGGCGGAAAGCTGAAGGTTTACAAGACCGACATTCCCCGCTCTGTCCGTGCAGAGGAAATCAGCGCAGAGGGAACCAGTATCTTCAAGCATGATCCCAAAGGCAAAGTTGCCGAAGCCTATAAAATTCTGACGAAGGAGGTGTTAAACAATGCAGAAAAAAGGCGCAAACATCAGCTTGAAGGGGTACGATGA
- a CDS encoding replication initiator protein A, with product MSFDYFYGQQSDLFTFYRVPKVLFTNERFWNISADAKMLYGILLDRMSLSAKNGWIDKNGRVYIIFTIDEAKMALNCAEQKAIKLLSELEKKAGLIERKRQGLGKPNLIYVKNFISAVDSQLLNCENHNSGTMEITTQELPKSQCNNTDIKNTEFSDTDSIFPSGNGGMMDENDRYQEYFDYFSDQLSMDLLKKDYPYDSEMLDNILELIVETVCTKRPLIRIGAEERPAEIVRSRFMKLNAEHIRYVMDCFKENTTKIRNIRQYMLTTIYNAPTTIDTYYDALVRHDMSHGYLEGGFKKLKMKREEGE from the coding sequence GTGAGTTTTGATTATTTTTACGGTCAGCAATCCGATCTATTCACATTCTATCGAGTTCCGAAGGTGTTGTTCACGAACGAGAGGTTCTGGAATATTTCTGCCGATGCCAAGATGCTGTATGGCATTTTGCTTGACCGCATGAGCCTGTCTGCCAAGAATGGTTGGATAGATAAAAACGGTAGAGTGTATATCATTTTTACAATCGACGAAGCGAAGATGGCTCTGAACTGTGCTGAACAAAAGGCTATCAAGCTGCTCAGTGAACTTGAGAAGAAAGCAGGATTGATTGAACGTAAGCGCCAGGGTTTGGGAAAGCCCAACCTGATCTATGTGAAGAACTTTATCTCTGCTGTGGATTCACAACTCTTGAATTGTGAAAATCACAATTCTGGAACAATGGAAATCACAACTCAAGAACTTCCGAAATCACAATGTAATAATACTGATATTAAAAATACTGAATTTAGTGATACTGATTCTATCTTTCCTTCCGGAAATGGTGGAATGATGGACGAGAATGACCGGTATCAAGAATACTTTGATTATTTCTCGGATCAGCTTAGTATGGATTTGTTGAAGAAGGATTACCCTTACGATTCCGAAATGCTGGATAACATTCTGGAGTTGATCGTTGAAACAGTTTGCACGAAGCGACCGTTGATTCGCATTGGTGCAGAGGAGCGTCCGGCAGAAATTGTCCGCAGTCGGTTTATGAAACTGAATGCCGAACACATTCGATATGTTATGGACTGCTTCAAGGAGAACACCACAAAGATTAGAAATATCCGTCAGTATATGCTGACTACGATATACAATGCGCCGACGACAATAGACACCTACTACGATGCTCTTGTTCGGCACGATATGTCACACGGATATTTGGAAGGAGGATTTAAGAAATTGAAAATGAAGCGAGAGGAAGGAGAGTGA
- a CDS encoding helix-turn-helix domain-containing protein, which produces MDKKEKKSLPEPRTYTVEQIAAMLNIGRTTAYQLVKQEEFRIVRIGNAIRVSKKSFDEWLESLEL; this is translated from the coding sequence ATGGACAAGAAAGAGAAAAAGTCACTGCCGGAACCGCGCACATACACCGTGGAACAGATTGCGGCCATGCTCAACATTGGCCGCACAACCGCATATCAGCTCGTCAAGCAGGAGGAGTTCAGGATCGTCCGCATAGGCAATGCGATCCGCGTTTCTAAGAAATCTTTTGACGAGTGGCTGGAAAGTTTGGAATTGTGA
- a CDS encoding DUF5720 family protein: MKLTEAEMRMVFQIESTNQNAALNEIYMTWRYAPNPATKETAEGLLDKLRPLSDQECMDLIRKVQAEYRLPEKARTIGEMLAEARQRSGAQKLSGHDIMALERFDPATRHMIVFDVLTHDSPVGWKGEKMRLFLTDTGYSKALENQEKGHIKIRNHAKVLSGDLHYDHKDRER; the protein is encoded by the coding sequence ATGAAACTGACAGAAGCAGAAATGAGGATGGTGTTTCAGATTGAAAGTACCAATCAGAACGCTGCCCTGAATGAGATTTACATGACATGGCGCTATGCGCCGAACCCGGCAACGAAAGAAACGGCGGAAGGCCTTCTGGACAAGCTCCGCCCCCTGTCGGATCAGGAGTGCATGGATTTGATCCGTAAGGTGCAGGCCGAATACCGTCTGCCGGAGAAAGCCCGCACCATCGGGGAAATGCTGGCAGAAGCCAGGCAACGATCCGGGGCGCAGAAGTTATCCGGCCATGACATTATGGCTTTGGAGCGTTTCGACCCGGCAACCAGACACATGATCGTCTTTGATGTTCTTACCCATGACTCGCCTGTTGGCTGGAAGGGTGAGAAAATGCGCCTGTTCCTGACCGACACCGGATACAGCAAGGCTTTGGAAAATCAGGAAAAGGGGCACATCAAAATCCGTAACCATGCGAAGGTGCTTTCCGGCGACCTCCACTATGACCATAAAGACCGTGAGAGGTAG
- a CDS encoding helix-turn-helix domain-containing protein, with translation MAVFRIEKTRDYTVMSNHHLKDRTLTLKSKGLLSMMLSLPDEWNYTTRGLAAICREGVDSIGAALKELETHGYIRRTQLRDEKGKITDTEYVIYEMPQGEPPSSPGTPLPGTAKPYTENPDMGIPDTAEPCTENPAQLNTKKSSKETSKTDLSSTELSNPIQSNPPTPAGARMGTDRMGARECYREVILDNIEYSYLVQDNHIDREQLDEIVDLIVDTVCSARKVIRIAGDDYPAEVVKSRFMKLDSSHVQYVMDCMKDNTTYVRNIKKYLLAALYNAPTTINSYYSSLVQHDMYGDGQRGRG, from the coding sequence ATGGCTGTTTTTCGTATTGAAAAGACCCGTGATTATACGGTCATGTCGAACCATCACTTGAAAGATCGAACGCTGACTCTGAAATCCAAAGGGCTGCTGTCCATGATGCTGTCGCTCCCTGACGAGTGGAATTACACCACCAGAGGTCTTGCGGCGATCTGTCGGGAAGGTGTGGACAGCATCGGTGCGGCGTTGAAGGAGCTGGAAACCCACGGGTATATCCGGCGTACACAGCTTCGGGATGAAAAAGGCAAGATCACGGATACCGAGTATGTGATTTACGAAATGCCTCAGGGCGAGCCGCCGTCAAGCCCAGGTACGCCTTTACCGGGTACGGCAAAGCCATATACGGAAAACCCGGATATGGGTATCCCGGATACGGCGGAACCGTGTACGGAAAACCCCGCACAATTAAATACTAAGAAATCAAGTAAAGAAACATCAAAGACTGATTTATCAAGTACAGAACTATCAAATCCTATCCAATCAAATCCCCCTACCCCCGCAGGGGCAAGGATGGGAACGGATCGGATGGGAGCCAGAGAATGTTATCGTGAAGTGATTTTGGATAACATCGAGTACAGCTATCTGGTGCAGGACAATCATATCGACCGTGAGCAGCTTGACGAGATTGTTGACCTGATCGTGGATACCGTGTGTTCTGCCCGCAAAGTCATCCGCATTGCCGGAGACGATTATCCGGCGGAGGTAGTAAAGTCCCGGTTTATGAAACTGGACAGTTCCCATGTTCAGTATGTCATGGACTGCATGAAGGACAACACCACCTATGTCCGCAATATCAAGAAATATCTTCTGGCGGCGCTGTATAACGCCCCGACCACCATCAACAGCTACTATTCTTCCCTGGTGCAGCACGATATGTACGGGGACGGACAAAGGGGGCGAGGCTAA
- a CDS encoding PcfB family protein, with the protein MQEEVTRGAVTLIVDGAKLSEQVFEKAVKKFLEEIQKSQKPKIYRGRQSLKQLASQNAGLANIEISDKNIKVFSRVAKKYHVDFALKKDTAAEQPRYLVFFKSRDADAITAAFQEFASRKMSREEKPSIRERLTQAKEQAAEKAEHRTIDREKVKVKDRSVQR; encoded by the coding sequence ATGCAGGAGGAAGTAACGCGGGGCGCCGTGACACTCATTGTTGACGGAGCCAAGCTCAGCGAGCAGGTGTTTGAAAAGGCGGTCAAAAAGTTTCTGGAAGAAATCCAGAAAAGCCAGAAGCCAAAAATCTACCGCGGCAGGCAAAGCCTTAAACAGCTTGCCAGCCAGAACGCCGGTCTTGCCAATATCGAGATCAGTGACAAGAATATCAAGGTTTTCTCCCGTGTGGCGAAGAAATACCATGTGGATTTTGCCTTGAAGAAAGACACCGCCGCAGAGCAGCCCCGTTACCTGGTCTTTTTCAAAAGCCGGGACGCGGATGCCATCACAGCGGCATTTCAGGAGTTTGCCAGCCGGAAAATGAGCCGTGAGGAAAAGCCCTCCATCCGGGAACGGTTGACCCAGGCGAAGGAACAGGCGGCGGAGAAAGCGGAACACCGCACCATTGACCGGGAGAAAGTAAAGGTCAAAGATCGGAGCGTGCAGAGATGA
- a CDS encoding type IV secretory system conjugative DNA transfer family protein, with translation MNMKKLFLLNLPYLLFVYPFDKLAQAFRLAPGADLSGKLLSIGDGFTAAFSSPWLSFHPTDLLIGIAGAVVLRMAVYLKGKNAKKYRHGIEYGSARWGTAADIAPYMDKDFFQNIPMTQTERITMASRPKQPKYARNKNILVIGGSGSGKTRFFCKPSLLQAHSSYVCTDPKGTLLPEIGTFLERKKYRIKCLNLINFRKSMRYNPLAYIRSEKDILKLVNALIMNTKGEGEKSSEDFWVKAERLYYSALIGYIWYEATEEEKNFITLLDLINASEAREDDETYQSPVDLLFSQLEEREPDHFAVKQYRKFKMAAGKTLKSILISCGARLAPFDIKELRDLMEYDELELDTLGDQKTALFVILSDTDSTFNFVAALMYSQLFNLLCDKADDFYGGRLPVHVRLILDEFANIGQIPNFDKLIATIRSREISASIILQSQSQLKTIYKDAADTIVGNCDSTLFLGGKEKSTLKEISELLGKETIDLYNQSENRGSQVSHGLSYQKLGKELMTQDELAVMDGGKCIFMLRGVRPFLSDKYDLTRHPNYRYTADADPKNVFDMERYMKKQRAVVKPTDTFDVYEIDATT, from the coding sequence ATGAACATGAAAAAACTGTTTTTGCTGAATCTCCCGTATCTTCTGTTCGTGTATCCCTTCGATAAGCTGGCACAGGCTTTTCGGCTTGCGCCCGGCGCTGACCTCTCCGGCAAGCTGCTCTCCATCGGAGACGGCTTCACGGCGGCGTTTTCCTCCCCGTGGCTCAGTTTCCATCCCACGGACCTGCTGATCGGCATAGCCGGTGCGGTGGTCCTTCGCATGGCGGTCTACCTGAAAGGCAAGAACGCTAAGAAGTATCGCCACGGGATCGAGTATGGTTCTGCCCGCTGGGGGACTGCGGCGGATATCGCTCCCTACATGGACAAGGACTTTTTCCAGAACATCCCTATGACGCAGACGGAGCGGATCACGATGGCGAGCCGCCCAAAGCAGCCGAAGTATGCCAGAAATAAAAACATTCTGGTGATCGGTGGTTCCGGCAGCGGCAAGACGCGGTTCTTCTGCAAGCCGTCGCTGCTGCAAGCCCATTCATCCTATGTCTGCACCGATCCGAAAGGAACCTTGCTGCCGGAGATCGGTACTTTCCTGGAACGGAAGAAATACCGTATCAAGTGCCTCAACCTGATAAACTTCCGAAAATCCATGAGATACAACCCACTGGCCTACATTCGGTCAGAGAAGGATATCTTAAAACTGGTGAACGCCCTGATTATGAACACGAAGGGCGAAGGCGAAAAATCTTCGGAAGATTTCTGGGTCAAAGCGGAACGCCTCTATTATTCCGCGCTGATCGGCTACATCTGGTACGAGGCCACGGAGGAAGAAAAGAACTTCATCACGCTTCTGGACCTTATCAATGCCAGTGAAGCCAGAGAGGACGACGAGACTTATCAAAGCCCGGTGGACCTGCTTTTTTCTCAGTTGGAGGAACGGGAGCCGGACCACTTCGCCGTCAAGCAGTACCGCAAATTCAAGATGGCGGCGGGCAAAACCTTAAAATCCATTCTCATTTCCTGTGGCGCCCGGCTTGCTCCCTTCGACATCAAGGAGCTGCGGGACCTGATGGAATATGACGAACTGGAACTGGATACCCTGGGCGACCAAAAGACGGCGCTGTTTGTGATCCTGTCAGATACAGACAGCACTTTCAATTTCGTGGCCGCCCTCATGTATAGTCAGCTTTTCAATCTGCTCTGCGACAAGGCGGATGACTTCTACGGTGGGCGGCTGCCCGTCCATGTCCGTTTGATCCTGGACGAGTTTGCCAACATCGGCCAGATACCGAACTTTGATAAGCTGATCGCCACCATCCGAAGCCGTGAGATATCGGCTTCTATTATTTTGCAGTCGCAGAGCCAGTTAAAGACCATCTACAAGGACGCGGCAGATACCATTGTCGGTAACTGTGACAGCACTTTGTTTTTGGGAGGCAAGGAGAAATCCACGCTCAAGGAAATTTCGGAACTGCTGGGGAAAGAGACCATTGATCTCTATAACCAGTCCGAAAACCGGGGCAGCCAGGTTTCTCATGGCCTCAGTTATCAGAAATTAGGAAAGGAGTTGATGACCCAGGACGAATTGGCAGTGATGGACGGCGGCAAGTGTATCTTCATGCTGCGGGGCGTGCGCCCGTTCCTTTCGGACAAGTACGACCTCACCCGGCACCCGAATTACAGATACACGGCCGACGCCGACCCTAAAAATGTCTTTGACATGGAACGGTACATGAAGAAGCAGCGTGCCGTGGTAAAACCCACGGACACCTTCGATGTGTACGAGATTGACGCAACAACTTAA
- a CDS encoding Maff2 family protein — MEFFNSAVGVLQTLVVALGAGLGIWGVINLLEGYGQDNPASKSQGMKQLMAGGGVALIGITLVPLLSGLFG, encoded by the coding sequence ATGGAATTTTTCAACAGCGCAGTTGGTGTTTTGCAGACTCTCGTAGTGGCCCTGGGCGCAGGTCTTGGTATCTGGGGCGTTATCAACCTTCTGGAAGGTTACGGTCAGGACAACCCTGCTTCCAAAAGCCAGGGTATGAAACAGTTGATGGCCGGCGGCGGTGTCGCCCTCATCGGCATCACCCTTGTACCTCTGCTCTCCGGCCTGTTCGGTTGA